A single window of Rhodococcus jostii RHA1 DNA harbors:
- a CDS encoding acyl-CoA dehydrogenase family protein, whose amino-acid sequence MTTFSETNVTHPAPHRTHTVLNQSVPRTDVNEFTLDTVLSEGVRRHDAGWATGELTGIGALVGSATFQHDAELANTIIPELKTFDRWGNRIDEVEYHPAYHRIISAAVAHGAHTSAWADPKPGANVARAAAFMMFAQIEPGHSCPISMTNAAIPSLDLQPDVAAIWKPRALSRSYTPELDAPGKASAIFGMSMTEKQGGSDVRANTTVAKPAGRGGPGADYLLTGHKWFCSAPMSDAFLVLAQAEGAGGEGLSCFLLPRILPDGTRNVFRIQRLKNKLGNKSNASSEIELDGTVGVMVGEPGRGVRTIIEMVARTRLDCVLGSTAGMRQSVAEAVWHARHRSAFGKVLADQPAMTSVLADLALESEAATVTALRLARAHDEDASEQERSFRRLATAVAKYWICKRGPHHAYEALECLGGNGYTEDFPLARRYREQPVMAVWEGSGNVIALDVLRAMTREPDSVAAFDAEVNLARGSNAVLDEHLDRVRRQLGELATEDPARAQSRARTVVESMALALQASLLTRFSPAAVADTFIDARLGPDRTHEYGTLSTSADLGSILGRA is encoded by the coding sequence ATGACTACTTTTTCCGAAACGAACGTCACCCATCCCGCACCCCACCGGACGCACACCGTGCTCAACCAGTCGGTGCCCCGCACCGACGTCAACGAGTTCACCCTCGACACGGTGCTGTCCGAGGGGGTTCGCCGCCACGACGCCGGCTGGGCCACCGGCGAACTCACCGGCATCGGCGCACTCGTCGGCAGTGCCACGTTCCAGCACGACGCCGAACTCGCCAACACGATCATCCCCGAACTGAAGACGTTCGACCGCTGGGGCAACCGGATCGACGAGGTCGAATACCACCCCGCGTATCACCGGATCATCTCCGCGGCCGTCGCGCACGGGGCGCACACGTCGGCCTGGGCCGACCCCAAGCCCGGCGCGAACGTCGCGCGCGCAGCGGCATTCATGATGTTCGCGCAGATCGAACCCGGACACTCCTGCCCGATCTCGATGACCAACGCCGCCATCCCCTCCCTCGACCTGCAACCCGACGTCGCCGCGATCTGGAAGCCGCGCGCACTGTCCCGCAGCTACACCCCCGAACTCGACGCACCCGGCAAGGCGTCCGCGATCTTCGGCATGTCCATGACGGAGAAGCAGGGCGGCTCCGACGTCCGGGCCAACACCACCGTCGCGAAACCCGCCGGACGCGGCGGCCCCGGCGCCGACTACCTGCTGACCGGGCACAAGTGGTTCTGCTCGGCCCCGATGTCCGACGCGTTCCTCGTCCTCGCGCAGGCGGAAGGTGCAGGTGGCGAGGGGCTCTCGTGCTTCCTGCTGCCCCGCATCCTCCCGGACGGCACCCGCAACGTCTTTCGCATCCAGCGGCTGAAGAACAAGCTGGGCAACAAGTCCAACGCGTCGTCCGAGATCGAACTCGACGGCACCGTCGGCGTCATGGTCGGCGAACCGGGGCGCGGCGTCCGCACCATCATCGAGATGGTCGCGCGCACCCGCCTCGACTGCGTGCTCGGCAGCACCGCGGGCATGCGGCAGTCCGTCGCGGAGGCGGTGTGGCACGCCCGGCACCGCTCGGCGTTCGGGAAGGTCCTGGCCGATCAGCCGGCGATGACGTCGGTGCTGGCCGACCTGGCGCTGGAGTCGGAGGCGGCCACCGTCACCGCGCTGCGCCTCGCTCGCGCCCACGACGAGGACGCGAGCGAGCAGGAACGCAGCTTCCGCCGGCTCGCGACCGCGGTCGCGAAGTACTGGATCTGCAAGCGCGGCCCGCACCACGCGTACGAGGCACTGGAATGCCTGGGCGGCAACGGGTACACCGAGGACTTCCCGCTCGCCCGCCGCTACCGGGAGCAGCCCGTCATGGCCGTGTGGGAGGGGTCGGGCAACGTCATCGCCCTCGACGTCCTGCGCGCGATGACCCGCGAACCCGACAGCGTCGCCGCATTCGACGCCGAGGTGAACCTGGCCCGCGGCAGCAACGCGGTGCTGGACGAGCACCTCGACCGGGTCCGTCGTCAGCTCGGCGAACTCGCCACCGAGGACCCGGCCCGCGCACAGTCGCGCGCCCGCACGGTCGTCGAATCGATGGCCCTCGCACTTCAGGCGTCGCTACTGACCCGCTTCTCACCCGCCGCCGTCGCCGACACCTTCATCGATGCCCGCCTGGGCCCGGACCGTACTCACGAATACGGCACCCTCTCCACGTCCGCCGACCTCGGGTCCATCCTCGGTCGGGCATAG
- a CDS encoding TetR/AcrR family transcriptional regulator C-terminal domain-containing protein, whose product MVPQTGRAARATRESGRQTRDALFTAATELFLEHGEGVPITQICAAAGAHPNQVTYYYGSKERLFVEVACAAVLRAGKRAEDDAATAETVGDYTEKLVGSLLGPGAPSVELFTSAMLMTGRRSELRDLITDTLRTLHSSGEVALIRTLMRTGWQLRAGIDVESKAFWSAIFGLVIQKTATGESFGYSLEEAVAVIFANLQIPETVRNTSID is encoded by the coding sequence ATGGTGCCGCAGACGGGCCGAGCAGCGCGAGCGACCCGGGAGTCCGGTCGTCAGACCCGCGACGCCCTGTTCACCGCCGCCACCGAACTGTTTCTCGAGCACGGCGAGGGCGTCCCGATCACGCAGATCTGCGCCGCCGCCGGGGCGCACCCCAACCAGGTCACCTATTACTACGGTTCCAAGGAACGACTCTTCGTCGAGGTCGCGTGTGCTGCCGTGCTGCGCGCCGGCAAGCGGGCCGAGGACGACGCGGCCACCGCGGAGACCGTCGGCGACTACACGGAGAAACTCGTCGGCTCCCTGCTCGGACCCGGCGCCCCCAGCGTCGAACTCTTCACGTCGGCGATGCTGATGACGGGACGTCGCAGCGAACTGCGCGATCTCATCACCGACACCCTCCGCACTCTGCACTCGTCGGGCGAGGTCGCGCTGATCCGCACCCTGATGCGAACCGGGTGGCAACTGCGCGCCGGCATCGACGTCGAATCGAAGGCGTTCTGGTCGGCAATCTTCGGACTGGTGATCCAGAAGACCGCCACCGGTGAGAGCTTCGGCTACTCGCTCGAGGAGGCCGTCGCCGTCATCTTCGCGAACCTGCAGATCCCCGAGACCGTCCGCAACACCTCCATCGACTGA
- a CDS encoding class I adenylate-forming enzyme family protein, which yields MNIVRVFDSNVRKTPDKAFLHFQGRDHTYGSVQDGSRRAAALLRTLGVEHGDRVALMCFNTPGFVYAMLGAWRIGAVVVPVNHKMQAPEVDYILRHARVKVCVFDGELAPVIERLETPVQLLSTDTAVAGHTFFDDAIADLDGIDGIDLDENDPAEILYTSGTTGAPKGCVHSHRNVVLVATTAALGLSITREERLLMAVPIWHASPLNNWLMATLYMGGTVVLVREYHPVHFLEAVQQQRITLCFGPPVIYTTAQNAVPDFADHDLSSVRAWLYGGGPIGADVARRLVESYRTTRFYQVYGMTETGPVGAVLYPEEQLAKAGSIGRAALAGVDMRLAGPDGADVPAGEIGEIWLRTETVMQGYLDDPAATAAVFADGGWYRTGDLARKDDDGYLFIVDRAKDMIITGGENVYSKEVEDAISGHPDVVDVAVVGRPHPEWGETVVAHVVWREPDVVGADDIRDYLSDKLARYKIPRDYVFANVLPRTPTGKIQKHLIRSAS from the coding sequence ATGAACATCGTTCGCGTATTCGACAGCAACGTCCGGAAGACCCCCGACAAGGCGTTTCTCCATTTCCAGGGCCGCGACCATACGTATGGTTCCGTGCAGGACGGTAGCCGCCGGGCCGCCGCCCTGCTGCGGACACTGGGGGTCGAGCACGGTGACCGCGTCGCTCTCATGTGCTTCAACACCCCCGGATTCGTCTACGCGATGCTCGGCGCCTGGCGCATCGGCGCGGTGGTGGTTCCGGTCAACCACAAGATGCAGGCACCCGAGGTCGACTACATCCTGCGGCACGCGCGGGTGAAGGTGTGCGTCTTCGACGGCGAACTCGCACCCGTGATCGAGCGGCTCGAGACGCCGGTGCAGCTGCTGTCCACCGACACCGCCGTGGCGGGCCACACCTTCTTCGACGACGCGATCGCGGACCTGGACGGCATCGACGGCATCGACCTCGACGAGAACGACCCCGCGGAAATCCTCTACACGTCCGGCACCACCGGCGCGCCCAAGGGCTGCGTGCACAGCCACCGCAACGTCGTGCTCGTGGCGACTACGGCGGCCCTCGGTCTGTCGATCACCCGCGAAGAGCGACTACTGATGGCCGTCCCGATCTGGCACGCGTCGCCGCTCAACAACTGGCTGATGGCGACGCTCTACATGGGCGGCACCGTCGTGCTCGTCCGCGAGTACCACCCCGTCCACTTCCTGGAAGCGGTACAGCAGCAACGCATCACGCTGTGCTTCGGTCCGCCGGTCATCTACACCACGGCACAGAATGCGGTGCCGGACTTCGCCGACCACGACCTGTCCAGCGTCCGGGCCTGGCTCTACGGCGGCGGCCCGATCGGCGCCGACGTGGCGCGCCGACTCGTCGAGTCGTACCGGACCACCCGCTTCTACCAGGTGTACGGGATGACGGAGACGGGTCCCGTCGGGGCCGTCCTCTACCCGGAGGAACAGCTCGCGAAGGCCGGTTCGATCGGCCGGGCGGCGCTCGCCGGCGTCGACATGCGCCTGGCCGGCCCCGACGGCGCCGACGTGCCCGCCGGGGAGATCGGCGAGATCTGGCTACGCACCGAGACCGTGATGCAGGGCTACCTCGACGATCCCGCCGCCACCGCAGCCGTGTTCGCCGACGGCGGCTGGTACCGCACAGGCGATCTCGCACGCAAGGACGACGACGGCTACCTCTTCATCGTCGACCGGGCGAAAGACATGATCATCACCGGCGGCGAGAACGTCTATTCCAAGGAAGTCGAGGACGCCATCTCCGGCCATCCCGACGTCGTGGACGTCGCGGTGGTGGGCCGGCCGCACCCCGAGTGGGGTGAGACCGTCGTCGCGCACGTCGTGTGGCGCGAACCGGACGTCGTGGGTGCCGACGACATCCGCGACTACCTGTCGGACAAGCTGGCGCGCTACAAGATTCCCCGCGACTACGTGTTCGCCAACGTGCTGCCCCGCACCCCCACCGGCAAGATCCAGAAGCACCTGATCCGCTCCGCGAGCTGA
- a CDS encoding PucR family transcriptional regulator, giving the protein MSSPAPGDRGAGARRRMARVPAMAEAEVLDIVAGVARKLDARQAEITRTMSALLAHEIDQLDEDPQLVELLEASVNGNVSTIVHVLANDIPVDHLQPTTAAVEYALRLAQRDVSSNSLVRAYHMGQDDLIKICYDEVSALQLSGPLTLAVLKHISEVVYSYIDWITLYVFDAYEQERRRWLGARGNVHSSTIHTLLTGTGNDGSAFEAETHYRLEQTHVAMILWSTGSDTEASLNALDHYVRDLAHHLATDSAPIVTAIDRRTLWAWLPFGRRKPILDTTELAAAMPANPGIRTAIGLPASGIAGFRRSHEQAHAAYSVATVPHTPARPIVGFGDRGVAVVSLLAENLDSTRAWVWEVLGPLAENTDQAATLRTTLSTYFATGESHLHTAQQMNLHRNTVKYRITKALGDPATGTHSKLDLALALQVCEFLGPTVLK; this is encoded by the coding sequence GTGAGCAGTCCCGCCCCCGGCGACCGCGGCGCCGGTGCCAGGCGCCGCATGGCGCGGGTGCCCGCGATGGCGGAGGCCGAGGTCCTCGACATCGTCGCCGGCGTCGCCCGGAAACTCGATGCGCGGCAGGCGGAGATCACCCGCACGATGAGCGCGCTGCTCGCACACGAGATCGACCAACTCGACGAAGACCCGCAACTCGTCGAACTGCTCGAGGCGAGCGTGAACGGCAACGTCTCGACGATCGTGCACGTCCTCGCCAACGACATTCCCGTCGATCACTTGCAGCCCACCACCGCCGCCGTGGAGTATGCGCTGCGACTGGCGCAACGCGACGTGTCGTCGAACTCGCTGGTCCGCGCGTATCACATGGGCCAGGACGACCTCATCAAGATCTGCTACGACGAAGTCAGCGCCCTCCAACTGTCCGGACCGCTGACCCTCGCTGTGCTCAAACATATTTCGGAGGTCGTGTACAGCTACATCGACTGGATCACCCTTTACGTGTTCGACGCCTACGAGCAGGAACGCCGGCGGTGGCTGGGTGCCCGCGGCAACGTCCACTCGTCGACCATCCACACCCTCCTCACCGGAACGGGCAACGACGGCTCCGCGTTCGAGGCCGAGACCCACTACCGGCTCGAGCAGACGCACGTCGCGATGATCCTGTGGTCCACCGGTTCCGACACCGAGGCGAGCCTCAACGCACTCGACCACTACGTCCGGGACCTCGCCCACCACCTCGCCACCGACTCCGCGCCCATCGTCACCGCCATTGACCGCCGAACACTGTGGGCCTGGCTGCCTTTCGGCCGCCGGAAGCCCATCCTCGACACCACCGAACTCGCCGCGGCCATGCCCGCGAACCCGGGCATCCGGACTGCGATCGGCCTGCCCGCGTCCGGGATCGCGGGATTCCGGCGGTCGCACGAACAAGCGCACGCCGCCTACTCCGTCGCCACCGTGCCCCACACCCCGGCCCGGCCGATCGTCGGCTTCGGCGACCGCGGCGTCGCCGTCGTCTCGCTCCTCGCCGAGAACCTGGACTCCACCCGGGCCTGGGTATGGGAGGTCCTCGGCCCACTCGCGGAGAACACCGACCAGGCCGCGACACTGCGGACCACGCTCAGCACCTACTTCGCGACCGGCGAAAGCCACCTCCACACCGCCCAGCAGATGAACCTCCACCGCAACACCGTCAAATACCGCATCACCAAAGCCCTCGGCGACCCCGCCACCGGCACACACAGCAAGCTGGATCTCGCACTCGCCCTGCAGGTGTGCGAATTCCTCGGTCCGACGGTGCTGAAGTAG